ACACCGGCACGAGGTCCGGCTGCGCCAGCCAGCGAACTGGTCCCAGGCCCACCACCGACAGGGCGTAATTCAGCAAGCCCAAGTTCTCGGAATACAGCATTCCGAACACGATGGTGATGGCCACCGCGTTGGTGATGTACGGCAGAAACAGAATGGTGCTGATGCCGCCCTGCCACCTGCGCAAGGACTGGTTGATGATGAAGGCCAGTGGCAGGGCCACCAGATGTTGGGGTATGCCTGCCAGCAGCCCGATCCAGACCGTGTTCTTCAGGGCCACCCAGAACTGGTCCTCCGCACCTAGCGCCAGAGCGAAGTTCTCCCAACCCACGTATTGCCAGTTGCCCAGTCCGTCCAGGGGATTCCACAGGTGAAAGGCCAGAAACAGGCTGAAGGCCAGCGGAAACAGCCCGAAGATCAGGAACAGGATGAAGAATGGGCTGGTGAAGATATACGGCGCGAAGCGCTGCTGAAAGCGGTCATAGCTCCAGCGGCGGCGGGGCGGGCTGGGGGTCAGGGGCAGGTGTTTTTGCATGCGGTCATCCTTTCGTGCCGTGGGTCGGGCAGGGGCCGGACGGGGAGGTGGTGCATTGAAGACACAGTGAACGCTGGAGGAGCCAC
The sequence above is drawn from the Deinococcus aerolatus genome and encodes:
- a CDS encoding carbohydrate ABC transporter permease translates to MQKHLPLTPSPPRRRWSYDRFQQRFAPYIFTSPFFILFLIFGLFPLAFSLFLAFHLWNPLDGLGNWQYVGWENFALALGAEDQFWVALKNTVWIGLLAGIPQHLVALPLAFIINQSLRRWQGGISTILFLPYITNAVAITIVFGMLYSENLGLLNYALSVVGLGPVRWLAQPDLVPVSVAVVVFWRYVGWNVILYLSGLQAISEDVYEAATVDGATKVQKFFFITLPLLRPMMFYAFTLTIVGNMQLFEEPFIMVGQAGGSGGTALTSAMHIYNVAFRDLDMGYGSAMAWLLFLAIFVLSMINNFLFSRDGGRS